One segment of Proteus appendicitidis DNA contains the following:
- a CDS encoding FAD-binding protein: protein MASLLPTTFVYAEKADDLAKLIAFARGLGEKVNVLFIGDDESTRECVKLGADCVYCFAPQEGVIAEDYATSFAAIIKEAGANALVLLASSKRAKAIAARLGVTLNAGVVSDALSLAIENNTVIATHQVYGGLAHAKAEIRSPYAIATVGSALDVEVINDAPNAQVVQGAFIAPAHTLKVLARKPKQGSTVDLGKAHCVVGVGRGFAKADDIALAAALAKALQGEVGCSRPIAEGEGWMEHDRYIGVSGVTLGADVYVAVGISGQIQHMVGVDRAKIIVGINKDKNAPIFNMVDYGIVGDLYKVLPALTAKLGG from the coding sequence ATGGCTAGTTTACTACCTACTACCTTTGTTTATGCCGAAAAAGCGGATGATTTAGCAAAGCTGATTGCGTTTGCTCGTGGTCTTGGTGAAAAGGTTAATGTGCTGTTTATCGGTGATGATGAAAGCACGCGTGAATGTGTCAAATTAGGCGCTGATTGTGTGTACTGTTTTGCACCTCAAGAGGGCGTGATTGCTGAAGATTATGCAACCTCTTTTGCCGCAATTATTAAAGAAGCGGGTGCGAATGCATTGGTTTTACTTGCTTCATCAAAACGAGCAAAAGCGATTGCGGCTCGCCTTGGTGTGACATTAAACGCTGGTGTTGTCAGTGATGCATTAAGTCTTGCGATTGAAAACAATACAGTGATTGCAACACACCAAGTCTATGGTGGTTTAGCACATGCTAAAGCAGAAATTCGCTCACCTTATGCTATTGCCACTGTGGGCAGTGCATTAGATGTGGAAGTCATTAACGACGCACCCAATGCACAAGTGGTGCAAGGTGCCTTTATCGCCCCTGCACATACATTAAAAGTATTAGCGCGTAAGCCAAAACAAGGCAGTACTGTTGATTTAGGTAAAGCGCATTGTGTTGTGGGTGTCGGACGCGGTTTTGCTAAGGCGGATGATATTGCACTCGCGGCGGCATTAGCGAAAGCCCTTCAAGGCGAAGTGGGTTGTTCACGTCCAATTGCTGAAGGTGAAGGCTGGATGGAACACGACCGCTACATTGGTGTTTCAGGTGTGACCTTAGGTGCGGATGTTTATGTTGCTGTCGGTATTTCAGGGCAAATTCAGCATATGGTGGGTGTGGATAGAGCAAAAATCATTGTTGGTATCAACAAAGATAAAAATGCCCCAATTTTCAATATGGTGGATTACGGTATTGTTGGCGATCTCTATAAAGTGTTACCTGCATTAACCGCGAAGCTTGGCGGCTAA
- the fixA gene encoding putative electron transfer flavoprotein FixA, producing the protein MKLIACCKVVHDEQDITTRPDRTLATDNAGLKISLYDLNAIETAVEIASTLGDSTVTALSVGTSAMVENAKIKKDILSRGPDALTLVADDACSALYSTDTASIIAQAAKKVGFDLLVFGEGSGDLYAQQTGLAVGEYLGLPCVNAVNKITVEGNKIIVERDLENITEELELTLPAIVCVTSSINTPKLPSMKAILAANKKPVEKLGLGDIGVDISALRVVQTQVCAPEQSDRLGIILEGDSDENIATFAEHLRQAVNQ; encoded by the coding sequence ATGAAACTTATTGCCTGCTGTAAGGTTGTTCATGACGAACAAGACATCACAACACGGCCTGATCGTACACTCGCAACCGATAATGCGGGGTTAAAAATTAGTTTGTATGACTTGAATGCGATTGAAACCGCTGTAGAAATTGCCTCCACCCTTGGTGATAGCACCGTAACTGCATTAAGTGTGGGTACAAGTGCCATGGTTGAAAACGCGAAAATTAAAAAAGATATTTTATCGCGTGGCCCTGATGCATTAACACTGGTTGCTGATGATGCATGTAGCGCGCTTTATTCAACGGATACTGCCAGTATTATTGCGCAAGCAGCAAAAAAAGTGGGTTTTGATTTATTAGTTTTCGGTGAAGGTTCGGGTGATTTATACGCTCAACAAACAGGTTTAGCGGTAGGTGAATATTTAGGTTTACCTTGCGTGAATGCAGTAAACAAAATCACCGTTGAAGGTAACAAAATCATTGTTGAACGTGATCTCGAAAACATCACAGAAGAACTTGAACTGACATTACCTGCCATTGTGTGTGTCACTTCAAGCATTAACACACCAAAACTGCCTTCAATGAAAGCCATTTTAGCGGCAAATAAAAAGCCAGTTGAAAAGCTGGGGTTAGGTGATATTGGTGTTGATATTTCTGCGCTGAGGGTGGTGCAAACACAAGTTTGTGCGCCAGAGCAATCTGATCGCCTTGGTATTATTTTAGAAGGTGATTCAGATGAAAACATTGCCACTTTTGCTGAACATTTACGCCAAGCGGTTAATCAATAA
- a CDS encoding acyl-CoA dehydrogenase family protein, producing MDFQLTEEQVLIRDMVREFVENDIKPIAGAIDKEHRFPSESVAPMAELGLFGFNIDEAYGGTEADAISYVLATEEMAKVSASHAMIMGSQCSLTGPIIQKYADEETKARILPGVVSGEKLGCFCLSEPSAGCDAAAQETTAVRQGDNYVINGSKLWITAAPQGAFFIVFAMTDKSKGVKGITAFLVERDNPGISIGLPEDKMGMNGSETCSVSFSDCVVSASAMLGEEGKGFNIAMETLDGGRLSCSALALGIAQSALDATIAYTKERIQFGKPIAANQGIQWVLVEMATRVDCARMLVYRAAAAKMAGLPYTRESAQAKLYAAETATYVTQKAVQLHGGMGYTKSYPVERLMREAKLTEIFEGTSEVQRMVIAKHILA from the coding sequence ATGGATTTTCAGCTAACAGAAGAACAAGTTCTGATCCGCGATATGGTCAGAGAGTTCGTTGAAAACGACATTAAACCGATTGCAGGTGCAATTGATAAAGAACATCGCTTTCCAAGTGAGAGTGTTGCACCGATGGCTGAATTAGGGCTTTTTGGTTTCAACATTGATGAAGCTTATGGTGGCACAGAAGCCGATGCTATTAGTTATGTATTAGCCACAGAAGAGATGGCGAAAGTGAGTGCCTCTCACGCCATGATCATGGGATCACAATGCTCTTTGACAGGGCCAATTATTCAAAAATATGCTGATGAAGAGACTAAAGCCCGCATTTTACCGGGAGTGGTTTCTGGCGAAAAATTAGGGTGTTTTTGTTTGTCAGAGCCTAGTGCGGGCTGTGATGCTGCGGCTCAAGAAACAACTGCCGTTCGCCAAGGCGATAACTATGTGATTAATGGCTCTAAATTGTGGATCACGGCGGCTCCTCAAGGTGCTTTCTTTATCGTATTTGCCATGACCGATAAAAGCAAAGGGGTAAAAGGGATCACCGCATTCTTAGTTGAGCGTGATAACCCAGGTATTAGCATTGGTTTACCTGAAGACAAAATGGGCATGAACGGCTCTGAAACTTGCTCTGTGAGTTTCAGTGATTGTGTTGTTTCAGCCAGCGCGATGTTAGGCGAAGAAGGTAAAGGCTTTAATATCGCGATGGAAACCTTAGATGGTGGGCGTTTAAGTTGCTCTGCGCTTGCACTAGGGATCGCACAAAGCGCCCTAGATGCCACGATTGCTTACACCAAAGAACGTATTCAATTTGGTAAACCCATTGCGGCTAATCAAGGTATTCAATGGGTATTAGTGGAAATGGCAACGCGTGTTGATTGCGCACGTATGCTGGTTTATCGCGCTGCCGCCGCCAAAATGGCGGGTCTTCCTTACACGCGTGAATCTGCTCAAGCCAAACTTTATGCAGCAGAAACTGCCACTTATGTGACTCAAAAAGCCGTCCAATTACATGGCGGTATGGGTTACACCAAATCCTATCCTGTTGAACGTTTAATGCGTGAAGCAAAACTCACTGAGATTTTTGAAGGCACAAGTGAAGTGCAACGTATGGTCATTGCTAAGCATATTTTAGCGTAA
- a CDS encoding GntP family permease — MGIICLIIGLAILMIMCMKGIHIFISVFTTSLFLAVTAWLVSPDMLNPVDALLQVYTGGLGGYFGSFFFIFVLGAIFGKLTAISGAADSVASFIIGKFGERAVIPSLVAACAILAYGGVSVFVALFTVYSMMVSLFRKANLPRRLIPAVYFAGAGTFVMIMPGSPQIQNLIPMKFLGTSATAGLVPGMLTALFQVTLVIIYLTWLFKRVKAKGEGWVEDEKTAKAEEGKKDRQLPNVLVALLPMLILLVVLNILKWDPAIALFCAIIAALIVYLRYLDWKKLVPNLAAGTMEGVTSLFNTAVIVGFGALVMTLPAFKESFQAIAQSGLNPLVVTAISVGALVFISGSGSGALSIAMPMIAAMFPATVVDQGSLHRVATMASMSTTPPFNGLIITVFSVCGVSHKEGYGPVGTLTLAIPLLAMMFMLLLYTFLPASIATM, encoded by the coding sequence ATGGGTATTATTTGTTTAATCATCGGGCTAGCGATATTAATGATCATGTGTATGAAAGGCATACATATTTTCATTTCTGTCTTTACCACCAGCCTGTTTCTTGCTGTGACTGCATGGCTTGTATCACCAGATATGCTTAATCCTGTCGATGCACTATTACAAGTGTATACCGGAGGATTAGGTGGCTATTTTGGAAGCTTCTTCTTCATTTTCGTACTTGGTGCGATTTTTGGCAAATTAACCGCTATCAGTGGCGCTGCTGATAGTGTTGCCTCTTTTATTATTGGCAAATTTGGTGAAAGAGCCGTTATTCCTTCATTAGTTGCGGCTTGTGCCATTTTAGCCTATGGCGGTGTGTCAGTGTTTGTTGCACTGTTTACCGTCTATTCAATGATGGTGAGTTTATTCCGTAAAGCGAATCTTCCTCGCAGACTTATTCCGGCTGTCTATTTTGCAGGTGCGGGTACGTTTGTGATGATCATGCCGGGATCGCCTCAGATCCAAAACCTTATCCCAATGAAATTCTTAGGTACGTCAGCAACAGCCGGTTTAGTACCGGGTATGTTGACTGCATTATTCCAAGTCACCTTAGTGATTATTTATCTCACTTGGTTATTTAAGCGTGTAAAAGCCAAAGGTGAAGGCTGGGTTGAAGACGAAAAAACAGCGAAAGCTGAAGAAGGTAAAAAAGATCGTCAATTACCGAATGTGCTCGTTGCATTACTGCCGATGCTTATCCTGCTTGTCGTGCTAAATATCCTGAAATGGGACCCTGCTATTGCACTGTTCTGCGCCATTATTGCTGCCTTAATTGTGTACTTACGCTATCTCGATTGGAAAAAACTCGTCCCTAATTTAGCCGCAGGGACTATGGAAGGGGTGACCTCCCTATTTAACACGGCGGTTATTGTTGGGTTTGGTGCGTTAGTTATGACGTTACCTGCGTTCAAAGAATCATTTCAAGCGATTGCGCAATCTGGTCTTAATCCACTTGTTGTAACTGCAATTTCAGTGGGTGCCTTAGTGTTTATCAGTGGTTCAGGCTCTGGTGCGTTAAGTATCGCCATGCCAATGATTGCTGCAATGTTCCCTGCAACCGTGGTTGATCAAGGTTCATTACACCGCGTTGCCACAATGGCATCTATGAGTACAACGCCGCCATTTAACGGATTAATTATTACTGTCTTTAGCGTCTGTGGGGTCAGCCATAAAGAGGGCTATGGGCCAGTGGGGACATTAACCCTCGCTATCCCACTGTTAGCCATGATGTTTATGTTGCTGCTGTACACCTTTTTACCTGCATCAATAGCGACGATGTAG
- a CDS encoding 2-hydroxyacyl-CoA dehydratase subunit D, protein MKTLAELFDELQAVVDNPVAQLEGFIRSGKKVVGCFPEYTPNEIVYAAGMVPFGIWGAEGREISEAKKYFPPFYCALVLSSLEMGLDGALNKLSAALIPSLCDTLKCLGQNWKAGVPQVPFIQLVHPQNRKTPAGIAFLTEQYKKIALQLGEISGQAVTDEALTNAIHLFNQRRRALREFSDIAALHPNLVTPQRRNTVIKSGYFMDVVEHTKAVEAIVAQCKTLSPEPWKGHKIVVTGIIADSPSILQILADNNMAIVADEVAHESRQFRQDIPENKAPYEAMAEQVAQLEGCSLLYDPEKKRGRLIADMVKNTGADGVVYLLTKFCDPEEFDAPIVKKFLDREGIPSIIIEIDQQTKTYEQARTALQTFADVLSA, encoded by the coding sequence ATGAAAACATTAGCTGAGTTGTTTGATGAGTTGCAAGCAGTGGTGGATAACCCTGTTGCCCAATTAGAGGGTTTTATTCGTAGTGGTAAAAAGGTGGTTGGCTGTTTTCCTGAATATACCCCAAATGAAATTGTTTATGCAGCGGGTATGGTGCCTTTTGGTATTTGGGGCGCAGAAGGTCGTGAGATCTCAGAAGCGAAGAAATATTTCCCTCCTTTCTATTGTGCATTAGTACTTTCTTCTCTTGAGATGGGATTAGATGGGGCATTAAATAAATTATCTGCTGCCTTAATTCCTTCTCTTTGCGATACCTTAAAATGCTTAGGGCAAAACTGGAAAGCGGGTGTACCACAAGTTCCCTTTATTCAATTGGTACATCCACAGAACCGTAAAACGCCAGCAGGCATTGCATTCTTAACTGAACAATACAAGAAAATTGCACTGCAATTAGGGGAAATTTCAGGTCAAGCGGTGACAGACGAAGCACTGACAAATGCCATCCATCTATTTAATCAGCGTCGTCGCGCATTACGCGAGTTTTCAGATATCGCGGCACTTCATCCAAATTTAGTCACACCACAACGCCGTAATACGGTGATCAAAAGTGGTTATTTTATGGATGTCGTTGAACATACAAAAGCCGTTGAAGCCATTGTTGCACAATGCAAAACCTTGTCTCCAGAACCTTGGAAAGGGCACAAGATTGTTGTAACAGGCATTATTGCGGATAGCCCTTCTATTCTACAAATTTTGGCTGACAACAACATGGCGATTGTGGCAGATGAAGTCGCGCATGAGTCTCGTCAATTTCGCCAAGATATTCCTGAAAACAAAGCACCTTATGAAGCGATGGCTGAGCAAGTCGCCCAGCTTGAAGGGTGTTCACTTTTGTATGATCCAGAGAAAAAACGTGGTCGTTTAATTGCCGATATGGTGAAAAACACAGGCGCTGATGGTGTCGTCTATTTACTGACGAAGTTCTGTGATCCTGAAGAATTTGATGCACCTATTGTGAAGAAATTCCTCGATAGAGAGGGCATTCCTTCCATCATTATCGAAATCGATCAGCAAACCAAAACATATGAACAGGCAAGAACAGCACTGCAAACTTTCGCAGATGTGCTTTCTGCTTAA
- a CDS encoding 2-hydroxyacyl-CoA dehydratase subunit D: MSNVDMNAPDYIPAKKRLQKIAADAYQRAWDAKNSGEKIGWCASNFPQEIAETLGLCVVYPENQAAAIAAKGAGLKMCEHAESMGYSNDICAYARISLSYMDIKQCEEMDMPQPDFLLCCNNICNCMIKWYENIAYELNIPMILIDIPYKNDYDTDDVTVKYVQAQFDDAIKQLEKVTGKVFSEEKFKEVCEISQRTGRAWLKAAEYCQYEPSPMNGFDLFNHMAVAVCARGKLEAALAFEQLCEEMEQNIKEKKSTYRGEEKYRVLFEGIACWPYLRATSTPLKEQGINVTATVYATAFGVIYQNSDEMMRAYSYVPNCVSVERAADMRINVSRQNKVDGAIIHVNRSCKLWSGIMPEIERRIRHELKIPTVTFDGDQADPRVFSEAQYVTRVEALTEIMAANKAEMKKGDI; the protein is encoded by the coding sequence ATGAGCAATGTAGATATGAATGCACCGGATTATATTCCGGCGAAAAAACGACTGCAAAAAATTGCCGCTGATGCTTATCAGCGTGCGTGGGATGCCAAAAATAGCGGTGAAAAAATAGGGTGGTGCGCCTCTAACTTCCCTCAAGAAATCGCTGAAACATTAGGTTTATGTGTGGTTTATCCTGAAAACCAAGCCGCTGCGATTGCCGCAAAAGGGGCAGGTTTAAAAATGTGTGAACATGCAGAAAGCATGGGATATTCCAATGATATCTGTGCTTATGCTCGCATCAGTCTCTCTTACATGGATATTAAACAGTGTGAAGAGATGGATATGCCACAGCCAGACTTCTTGCTGTGCTGTAACAACATCTGTAATTGCATGATCAAATGGTATGAAAATATCGCTTATGAGCTGAATATCCCGATGATCCTTATCGATATTCCTTATAAAAATGACTATGACACCGACGATGTAACGGTGAAATACGTTCAAGCTCAATTTGATGATGCGATTAAACAACTTGAAAAAGTGACTGGCAAAGTCTTTTCCGAAGAGAAATTTAAAGAAGTCTGTGAAATTTCGCAACGTACAGGACGTGCATGGTTAAAGGCAGCAGAATATTGCCAATATGAACCATCACCAATGAACGGTTTTGATCTGTTTAACCACATGGCAGTGGCGGTTTGCGCTCGTGGCAAACTGGAAGCTGCGCTGGCTTTTGAGCAACTGTGTGAAGAGATGGAACAAAATATCAAAGAGAAAAAATCGACTTACCGCGGTGAAGAAAAATACCGTGTTCTCTTTGAAGGTATCGCCTGCTGGCCTTACTTGCGCGCCACATCTACTCCGTTAAAAGAGCAAGGTATCAACGTGACTGCCACTGTTTACGCCACCGCATTTGGTGTGATTTATCAAAACAGTGACGAAATGATGCGTGCTTACTCTTACGTTCCTAACTGTGTCTCTGTTGAGCGTGCTGCTGATATGCGTATTAACGTGAGTCGCCAGAATAAAGTGGATGGAGCGATTATTCACGTTAACCGTAGTTGCAAGCTCTGGAGTGGCATTATGCCCGAAATTGAGCGTCGCATTCGTCATGAACTCAAAATCCCAACAGTCACTTTTGATGGTGACCAAGCTGATCCTCGTGTTTTCTCTGAAGCACAGTATGTCACCCGTGTTGAAGCATTGACCGAAATTATGGCGGCTAATAAAGCTGAAATGAAAAAGGGAGACATCTAA
- a CDS encoding acyl-CoA dehydratase activase, which translates to MQQDIFTMGVDIGSSASKCIIMKNGDAIVAKSLASVGAGTSGPEKAINEVLCQFGGDLSQISWICATGYGRNSLKEANKEVSELSCHAKGAHFLFPGVKTVIDIGGQDVKALHMDGAGRLLNFVMNDKCAAGTGRFLDVMSRVLETKISDLAQEGAKSTKKVTISSTCTVFSESEVISHLANNETIPDVINGIHRSVASRIAGLAKRVGVEAPVVMTGGVASNFEVVRYVSEELNAPIATSPLSQYNGAIGAAIYAFEAYRHQLEDDALTIGTSK; encoded by the coding sequence ATGCAACAAGACATTTTCACAATGGGCGTTGATATCGGATCGTCTGCATCAAAATGCATCATCATGAAAAATGGTGACGCTATTGTCGCGAAGTCGTTGGCATCAGTAGGTGCTGGGACATCTGGACCTGAAAAAGCGATCAATGAAGTGTTGTGCCAATTTGGCGGCGATCTCAGTCAGATCAGCTGGATCTGCGCAACAGGATATGGGCGTAACTCTCTGAAAGAAGCCAACAAAGAAGTGAGTGAACTTAGCTGCCATGCGAAAGGCGCGCACTTTCTTTTTCCGGGCGTGAAAACAGTGATCGATATCGGCGGTCAAGACGTTAAAGCACTTCATATGGATGGTGCCGGCCGTTTATTGAACTTTGTGATGAATGACAAGTGCGCTGCGGGTACAGGGCGCTTTTTAGATGTGATGTCGCGAGTATTAGAAACCAAGATTTCCGATCTCGCTCAAGAGGGCGCTAAGTCCACGAAAAAAGTCACCATTAGCTCTACTTGTACCGTGTTCTCTGAATCGGAAGTTATTTCTCATCTCGCGAATAACGAAACAATACCCGACGTCATTAATGGTATTCACCGCTCTGTGGCTAGCCGTATTGCTGGTCTTGCAAAACGAGTCGGTGTTGAAGCCCCTGTTGTCATGACAGGCGGTGTTGCCAGTAATTTTGAAGTTGTTCGTTATGTTAGCGAAGAGCTGAACGCTCCTATCGCCACCTCACCATTATCACAATACAACGGGGCGATAGGTGCCGCCATTTATGCCTTTGAAGCGTACCGCCATCAACTGGAAGACGATGCGTTAACAATAGGAACATCAAAATGA
- a CDS encoding CaiB/BaiF CoA transferase family protein encodes MTSHKALEGVTVVELATFIAVPAAGRILADMGANVIKIESPSGDNLRYTAPTEGRPLDQHENTSFDLENANKRGIVLNTKTEAGKKILFELLEKADIFLTNWRPGARERAGLDYETLKQRFPKLVYASVTGYGDEGPDKDLPGFDYTAFFARGGILGSLYQKGTVPMNVIPGLGDHQCALGLVSGVLAAYIRAKNIGQGEYVSTNLLHTSIYTQAIMIQAAQYPDYGQAYPIDRRTTTSPFILAYKTKNDRFIQVCMPVYDAYYPTFISCIGRPDLAEDARYTRLQEVAKNNRSPELYDLIWQQVEQKTASEWADIFTQNDIPFSIAQTWEEVLADKQAWAINTFYNMKYKNGSEKALVRPPIDFLESGLPEYRRGPLLGEDTPSVLAELGYSAEEIANLEANKDVMTWKE; translated from the coding sequence ATGACAAGTCATAAAGCACTGGAAGGCGTCACCGTAGTTGAGCTGGCGACCTTTATCGCAGTACCGGCAGCGGGCCGTATTTTAGCTGATATGGGAGCGAACGTAATCAAAATCGAATCTCCAAGCGGCGATAACTTACGCTATACCGCACCAACAGAAGGTCGCCCGTTAGATCAACATGAAAACACTAGTTTTGATTTAGAAAACGCCAATAAACGTGGGATTGTGTTAAATACGAAAACAGAAGCAGGGAAAAAAATCCTGTTTGAACTGTTAGAAAAAGCAGACATTTTCTTAACTAACTGGCGTCCGGGTGCGAGAGAACGCGCGGGTTTAGATTATGAAACGTTAAAACAACGCTTTCCGAAACTAGTTTACGCCAGTGTGACGGGTTATGGCGATGAAGGTCCAGATAAAGACTTACCAGGATTTGACTACACTGCCTTCTTTGCCCGTGGCGGTATTTTAGGTTCTCTGTACCAAAAAGGCACAGTGCCAATGAATGTGATCCCCGGTCTTGGCGATCACCAATGTGCATTAGGTTTAGTTTCAGGTGTGTTAGCTGCTTATATCCGCGCTAAAAATATTGGTCAAGGTGAGTATGTTTCAACTAACTTGTTACATACCTCTATTTACACCCAAGCTATCATGATCCAAGCGGCTCAATACCCAGATTATGGTCAAGCTTATCCAATCGATCGCCGTACAACCACCAGCCCTTTTATTCTGGCTTATAAAACGAAAAATGATCGTTTTATTCAAGTCTGCATGCCTGTTTATGACGCTTATTATCCAACCTTTATTTCTTGTATTGGTCGTCCAGATTTAGCTGAAGATGCTCGTTATACACGTCTACAAGAAGTGGCGAAAAATAATCGCTCCCCAGAGTTGTATGACCTGATTTGGCAGCAAGTTGAGCAAAAAACAGCATCTGAGTGGGCAGATATTTTCACCCAAAACGATATTCCATTCAGCATTGCCCAAACGTGGGAAGAAGTGTTGGCAGATAAACAAGCTTGGGCAATCAACACCTTCTACAACATGAAATACAAAAATGGCAGTGAAAAAGCCTTAGTTCGCCCACCCATTGATTTCTTAGAAAGTGGTTTACCTGAATATCGCCGTGGTCCTTTGTTAGGCGAAGACACACCGTCTGTATTAGCGGAATTAGGGTATAGCGCAGAAGAAATCGCCAACCTTGAAGCCAATAAAGACGTGATGACGTGGAAAGAATAA
- a CDS encoding AMP-binding protein, which produces MTLLETTVKECLNNAVKQYSSQIALIENQSKKTLTWQQLQQEVDQVARGFLSIGLKKGDRLGIWSANSVEWIICFLAAAQIGVPVVCINFHFKKRELLDLCRLTGIKALCFSDGFKSNHFIEVINCLSKKASENKDVLPQLFISMGNEHAEKSVSLFQLKEKAIQVSDAVYQHAVEHVSVKDLLTIQMTSGSTAMPKGVMLSQYNVINNAMLSAQRLGVTHNDVICLAVPLFHCFGLSSCLFFALTTGCQLVLLDNYCAEDVLKAVQNHRCTIMHGVPTIFSRLMKHEQFSHYDLSSLDKGIIAGASFPPALIDDIENTLGMKGITVSYGQTEASPCCTQTLPHDPLAIKRSSIGKPLPFVEMKIINLKTGKPVPVGILGEICTRGFHVMMGYDNAPEKTKEVLDAEGWLHTGDIGYVDEQGNYHYAHRIKEIVVRGGENISLCEIEEAIAEYAGVDATKAFGIPSTDLGEEVIAAICVQKGHSIGESELREFLQERLARYKIPKELHFFTEFPHTPCGKIDVQALKLQLGYSVSIKDEKNKVAG; this is translated from the coding sequence ATGACCTTATTAGAAACGACAGTTAAAGAATGTCTAAACAATGCAGTGAAGCAATATTCTTCACAAATAGCCCTAATTGAAAACCAAAGTAAAAAAACATTAACTTGGCAACAACTACAACAAGAAGTGGATCAAGTTGCTCGTGGTTTTTTATCTATTGGCTTAAAAAAGGGAGATCGTTTAGGTATTTGGTCTGCTAATAGTGTGGAATGGATAATTTGTTTTCTTGCCGCCGCTCAAATTGGTGTTCCTGTTGTTTGTATTAACTTTCATTTTAAAAAAAGAGAGTTATTAGATTTATGTCGATTAACCGGAATTAAAGCGCTCTGTTTTTCTGATGGTTTTAAAAGTAATCATTTTATTGAGGTGATTAATTGTCTTTCTAAAAAGGCATCAGAAAATAAAGATGTATTACCTCAATTATTTATTAGCATGGGAAATGAACATGCAGAAAAAAGTGTCTCTTTATTTCAATTAAAAGAAAAAGCAATACAGGTATCCGATGCTGTTTATCAGCATGCTGTTGAACACGTTAGCGTAAAAGATTTGCTGACTATTCAAATGACCTCTGGCAGCACAGCAATGCCTAAAGGGGTTATGTTAAGCCAATATAATGTCATTAATAATGCAATGCTGTCAGCACAGCGCTTAGGTGTGACGCATAACGATGTGATTTGTCTTGCGGTTCCTCTGTTCCACTGCTTTGGACTCTCTTCTTGCCTCTTTTTTGCGTTAACAACAGGGTGCCAGCTTGTTCTTCTTGATAACTATTGTGCGGAAGATGTGTTAAAAGCCGTGCAAAATCATCGTTGCACCATTATGCACGGTGTACCGACAATTTTTAGTCGCTTAATGAAGCATGAGCAATTTTCTCACTATGATTTATCCAGCCTTGATAAAGGCATTATTGCAGGAGCCAGCTTCCCTCCAGCCTTAATTGATGACATCGAAAATACCCTTGGTATGAAAGGGATCACCGTCTCTTATGGTCAAACAGAAGCCTCGCCTTGCTGTACTCAAACATTACCTCACGATCCCTTAGCGATAAAACGTAGTTCGATTGGTAAGCCTTTACCTTTTGTTGAAATGAAAATTATCAATCTGAAAACAGGTAAACCTGTGCCAGTCGGCATTTTAGGTGAAATTTGTACGCGTGGTTTTCATGTGATGATGGGCTATGACAATGCACCCGAAAAAACCAAAGAGGTATTAGATGCAGAAGGTTGGTTACACACGGGTGATATAGGTTATGTCGATGAACAAGGCAATTATCACTACGCCCATCGCATAAAAGAGATTGTGGTGCGCGGTGGTGAAAATATCAGCCTGTGTGAAATAGAAGAAGCCATTGCTGAATATGCTGGTGTTGATGCGACAAAAGCATTTGGTATTCCGTCAACGGATTTAGGTGAAGAAGTGATTGCCGCCATTTGTGTGCAAAAAGGGCACAGCATTGGTGAAAGTGAATTACGTGAATTTCTACAAGAGCGACTGGCTCGCTACAAAATCCCCAAAGAACTCCATTTCTTTACAGAATTTCCGCATACCCCTTGCGGAAAAATCGATGTGCAAGCGCTGAAATTGCAACTGGGTTATAGCGTTTCAATCAAGGATGAAAAAAACAAAGTAGCGGGTTAA